The genomic interval TTGAAAGATAGAGCTTTCAGGAAACTGGCTATGACTTCCATAACACCGATTTGTTCCAGAGAGTACGAGATGATGAAGAGGCCTGTGTAGAAGAACAGCGTGTCCCAGTCTATTCCTTCTGACACTTTTTCGAAATTCTTTCCAAGCATGAGAAGAAGCGCACAGGCAGCTATGAGCGCTATCAACGAAAGCTCTACTTCCACGAAGGAATGAAGACCGAACAACACCAGAGTCGAGAGGAAAACAAACAGCGATTTTTTGAGAACCACCGGGTCTGTGATCGATCGTTTCGGGTCCACGCTGAGAAGATTTCTAAGCTTTTCAAAGGCTTTTTCATCGATGCGAACGTACCTCTTGAAGAGGAAAAAGACGACTACAAACATGAGAACAGTTACAAGCCCCATGTTCTTCAGAAAATCGTTGAAGCTGAGTCCGCTTATCGAACCAAGTACGATGTTCAAAGGACTTCCGATGAGTGTTGACATTCCTCCGATGTTGTCTATGAAGATCGTGAAGAGAAAGAAAGGCACGGGATTCACTTCCATCGTATCGAGGATCAAAAACAGTATAGGAGAAACGAGAATGATGGTGATCAAATTGTCGAGGAACGCGGAGGTTACAGCGGTGAGTACCATAAGGAAGGCGAACAGAAGCCAGAATCTACCCCTGGAAATCTTTATAGCGGAAATTGCAAGATATTCGAAAAAACCAGTCCCCTTCAATATGTGAACGATGATCATCATTCCTAAGAGAAGCCCCAGTGTGTTGAAATCGACCACTTCACCTATGTTTTTAAGATCGAGGCCTTCGACAACTTTTATTGCCATGAGAACGAGTGCAATGAGCAGGGTTACAACGGATTTGGCGATCTTTCCGAATATGATGAAGTAGTAAGCGAGGATCGCAAACAATAGAACTAACATTGCTTCGTTCATACTCTTCGCCTCCCTGTCACGGGATTATTCTAACACCGGTTTTTTTAAAATTATTATTCAAAAAAGTGAATTCCACGGCAAGAATGGTAGAATAAAAACCAAAGGAGTGAAAGGGTATGAAAATGTGGGATGCAATCATGAAAATGTTTTTCGGTGAACACCACCATCATTGCTACGGCCCGGCGGTTTCTCCACCGGGTGTGTGATGGTGGGAGATCGCACGGGCCACGTCGAGAAGACGTGGCCTTTTTGTTTATCGAATAAAACCGCAAAGAAGACACCATTTTCTATAAGGT from Thermotoga sp. Mc24 carries:
- a CDS encoding ArsB/NhaD family transporter — encoded protein: MNEAMLVLLFAILAYYFIIFGKIAKSVVTLLIALVLMAIKVVEGLDLKNIGEVVDFNTLGLLLGMMIIVHILKGTGFFEYLAISAIKISRGRFWLLFAFLMVLTAVTSAFLDNLITIILVSPILFLILDTMEVNPVPFFLFTIFIDNIGGMSTLIGSPLNIVLGSISGLSFNDFLKNMGLVTVLMFVVVFFLFKRYVRIDEKAFEKLRNLLSVDPKRSITDPVVLKKSLFVFLSTLVLFGLHSFVEVELSLIALIAACALLLMLGKNFEKVSEGIDWDTLFFYTGLFIISYSLEQIGVMEVIASFLKALSFNRFLFVATVTWISILSTAFLSAVPATLIIAPTLKILVSQGFPASLWWVYAVGANLGTNLTPLGAVQNIVGLSLLEKYTKHTVSFKEFFKVAWSFMFIPFIIATLYSLIIY